Proteins found in one Pseudomonas mosselii genomic segment:
- a CDS encoding MltF family protein, whose protein sequence is MLRTFLTCLLLSGLLAAGPVAAGEAGPQQHVPASQARDLAQIRSSKVLRVLVNQSRNSSGEVKGEPVGVEYYRLRALEHALNARVADGQEITLKIIPRAKEQLLAALQRGEGDLAAPGELLDPSVVRGVGVSAPVVDQVPLQLVGRKGERGYSRPEQLSGRTVALTTASAAGAAIQAINQRLALRKRARIKVEWVDPTLAVEDVLEMVQAGIYPLTVVERPIAQRWARVMPRLRVDSKLQLAQPQAMRWYVRQDAPMLQAAVDRFLATYRAPDNQDAAFERIYRRQYRVHNPLARGDRQRLESVRSVLQKHGGDQQFDWLNLAALAFKESTLDPKARGTGGAHGLMQITPSAAQRVGVSNTATVDGNVQASARYLALIRRKFFASPQLNERERMAFILAAYNLGPERVQAMRAEARRRGLNGNQWFFQTERIAMEQVGMGPVNFVNSVNKYFLAFNRERASLERVAKR, encoded by the coding sequence ATGTTGCGAACCTTTTTGACGTGCCTGTTGCTGTCCGGGCTGCTGGCCGCCGGGCCGGTCGCTGCCGGCGAAGCCGGGCCGCAGCAGCATGTGCCGGCCAGCCAGGCGCGCGACCTGGCGCAGATCCGCTCGAGCAAGGTGCTGCGGGTGCTGGTCAACCAGAGCCGCAACAGCTCCGGCGAGGTCAAGGGCGAGCCGGTGGGCGTCGAGTACTATCGCCTGCGCGCCCTGGAGCACGCCCTCAATGCCCGGGTCGCCGACGGCCAGGAAATCACCCTGAAGATCATCCCCCGCGCCAAGGAGCAATTGCTTGCGGCTTTGCAACGCGGCGAGGGTGATCTCGCCGCCCCCGGCGAGCTGCTCGACCCGAGCGTGGTGCGCGGAGTCGGCGTCAGCGCCCCGGTGGTCGACCAAGTGCCGCTGCAACTGGTCGGGCGCAAGGGCGAGCGCGGCTACAGCCGCCCCGAGCAGCTGTCCGGGCGTACCGTCGCCCTGACCACCGCCAGTGCCGCGGGCGCGGCGATCCAGGCGATCAACCAGCGGCTGGCCTTGCGCAAGCGGGCACGGATCAAGGTGGAGTGGGTCGACCCGACGCTGGCGGTGGAGGATGTGCTGGAAATGGTCCAGGCCGGTATCTACCCGCTGACAGTAGTTGAGCGGCCGATCGCCCAGCGCTGGGCGCGGGTGATGCCGCGTCTGCGGGTGGACAGCAAGCTGCAGTTGGCCCAGCCCCAGGCCATGCGCTGGTATGTGCGCCAGGATGCGCCGATGCTGCAGGCGGCGGTGGATCGTTTCCTCGCCACCTATCGCGCGCCGGACAACCAGGACGCGGCCTTCGAGCGCATCTACCGGCGCCAGTACAGGGTGCACAACCCGCTGGCCCGCGGGGACCGCCAGCGTCTGGAGTCGGTGCGCTCGGTGCTGCAGAAGCACGGTGGCGACCAACAGTTCGACTGGCTCAACCTGGCCGCCCTGGCGTTCAAGGAGTCGACCCTCGATCCCAAGGCGCGCGGCACCGGTGGCGCCCACGGGCTGATGCAGATCACCCCGTCGGCGGCCCAGCGGGTGGGGGTGAGCAACACCGCCACGGTGGACGGCAATGTCCAGGCCAGCGCCCGTTACCTGGCGCTGATCCGCCGCAAGTTCTTCGCCAGCCCCCAGCTCAACGAGCGTGAGCGCATGGCGTTTATCCTGGCCGCCTACAACCTCGGGCCGGAGCGGGTCCAGGCCATGCGTGCCGAGGCCCGGCGGCGTGGGCTCAATGGCAACCAGTGGTTCTTCCAGACCGAACGCATCGCCATGGAGCAGGTGGGCATGGGGCCGGTGAACTTCGTCAATAGCGTCAACAAGTACTTCCTCGCGTTCAACCGCGAGCGGGCTTCCCTGGAGCGTGTGGCGAAGCGCTAG
- a CDS encoding TatD family hydrolase: MQLIDIGVNLTNSSFHDQQAAIVERAVEAGVAQMVLTGTSLEVSAEALKLCRHLDEPGQRLFSTAGVHPHDASHWNSGSERQLRELLAQPRVVAVGECGLDFNRDFSPRPAQEKALEAQLALAVELRLPVFLHEREASERLLAILKDYRDQLPAAVVHCFTGERQALFAYLDQDLHIGITGWICDERRGTHLHPLVGNIPEGRLMLESDAPYLLPRSLRPKPKNGRNEPAFLPEVLREVALHRHETAAHTAAHTSACARAFFGLPEVS; this comes from the coding sequence ATGCAACTGATCGATATCGGCGTCAACCTGACCAACAGCAGTTTCCACGACCAGCAGGCCGCCATCGTCGAGCGCGCCGTGGAGGCCGGCGTGGCACAGATGGTCCTTACCGGCACCAGCCTGGAGGTCAGCGCCGAGGCCCTGAAACTGTGCCGGCACCTGGACGAACCCGGCCAGCGCCTGTTCAGCACCGCCGGCGTGCACCCTCACGACGCCAGCCACTGGAACAGCGGCAGCGAACGCCAGCTGCGCGAACTGCTCGCCCAGCCACGGGTGGTGGCCGTGGGCGAATGCGGCCTGGACTTCAATCGCGACTTCTCCCCACGCCCGGCCCAGGAAAAGGCCCTGGAAGCGCAGTTGGCGCTGGCGGTCGAGCTGCGCCTGCCGGTGTTCCTCCACGAGCGTGAGGCCAGCGAGCGCCTGCTGGCAATCCTCAAGGACTACCGCGACCAGTTGCCCGCCGCCGTGGTGCACTGCTTCACCGGCGAGCGCCAGGCGCTGTTCGCCTACCTCGACCAGGACCTGCACATCGGCATCACCGGCTGGATCTGCGACGAGCGCCGCGGCACCCACCTGCATCCCCTGGTCGGCAACATCCCCGAGGGTCGCCTGATGCTCGAAAGCGATGCGCCCTACCTGCTGCCCCGCAGCCTGCGGCCCAAGCCGAAGAACGGCCGCAACGAGCCGGCCTTCCTGCCCGAGGTGCTGCGCGAGGTGGCCCTGCATCGCCATGAAACCGCAGCGCACACCGCCGCCCACACCAGCGCCTGCGCCCGCGCGTTCTTTGGTCTGCCTGAGGTTTCTTGA
- a CDS encoding methyl-accepting chemotaxis protein codes for MGAWLSNVSLKYKFWAVNAVAFVTTLLLVLYAVYLEQQARATGAQAQAQAQAELLAAWPAGQALPTQANLITWRNGQTPQFAGEPLEALRDGQGWVELSGAWILGDNPLRGAQVLRRGDQQLAVIAQSPSLRQVYFDRFSNYAVCVLILMLAMLCASQLLIRFLLSQLNTLKDVMLHVEKTGDLSARVPLACGDEVGQMAGAFNAMQTTYHRVVSTVARTAAQLDSGAARLAGSMDEVRHGMIGQQSETDQAATAINEMTATVHHIAQHAGATRDLSQTADTLAGSGQAVVSRVQDSIAGLSSGVQQTAEMIRQLADDSQKINGVVGVIHSIAEQTNLLALNAAIEAARAGDLGRGFAVVADEVRNLAKRVQTSTDEITTMVADLQAGTRDAVDFMQESSFKADDCVKQAREAGEALAEITSAVAQMRESNTQIAVAAEQQSQVAEEMNRAVVSIRDVTEETVQQTVGSATTSSELATLAGELNKAIGQLKL; via the coding sequence ATGGGTGCCTGGCTTAGCAACGTTTCCCTCAAATACAAGTTCTGGGCCGTCAATGCCGTGGCCTTCGTCACCACCCTGCTGCTGGTGCTCTACGCGGTGTACCTGGAGCAACAGGCCCGCGCCACCGGCGCCCAGGCGCAAGCCCAGGCCCAGGCCGAACTGCTGGCGGCATGGCCCGCCGGGCAGGCCCTGCCCACCCAGGCCAACCTGATCACCTGGCGCAATGGGCAAACGCCGCAGTTCGCCGGCGAACCCCTCGAGGCCCTGCGCGATGGCCAGGGCTGGGTCGAACTGTCCGGTGCCTGGATCCTCGGCGACAACCCGCTGCGTGGCGCCCAGGTGCTGCGCCGGGGCGACCAGCAGCTCGCGGTAATCGCCCAGTCGCCGAGCCTGCGCCAGGTCTATTTCGATCGGTTCAGCAACTACGCCGTGTGCGTGCTGATCCTGATGCTGGCGATGCTCTGCGCTTCACAGTTGTTGATCCGTTTCCTGCTCAGCCAGCTCAACACCCTCAAGGATGTGATGCTGCACGTGGAGAAGACCGGCGACCTCTCGGCCCGGGTGCCCCTGGCCTGCGGCGACGAAGTCGGGCAGATGGCCGGCGCGTTCAACGCCATGCAGACCACCTACCACCGCGTGGTCAGCACCGTGGCGCGCACCGCCGCGCAGCTGGACTCCGGCGCCGCGCGCCTGGCCGGCAGCATGGATGAAGTGCGCCACGGCATGATCGGCCAGCAGAGCGAGACCGACCAGGCCGCCACCGCCATCAACGAAATGACCGCCACCGTCCACCATATCGCCCAGCATGCCGGCGCCACCCGCGACCTGTCGCAGACCGCCGACACCCTGGCCGGCAGCGGCCAGGCCGTGGTCAGCCGCGTGCAGGACTCGATTGCCGGGCTCTCCAGCGGTGTGCAGCAGACCGCCGAGATGATCCGCCAACTGGCCGACGACAGCCAGAAGATCAATGGCGTGGTCGGCGTCATCCACAGCATCGCCGAACAGACCAACCTGCTCGCCCTCAACGCCGCCATCGAGGCGGCCCGGGCCGGTGACCTGGGCCGGGGCTTTGCCGTGGTCGCCGACGAGGTGCGCAACCTGGCCAAGCGCGTGCAGACCTCCACCGACGAGATCACCACCATGGTCGCCGACCTGCAGGCCGGCACCCGCGACGCGGTGGATTTCATGCAGGAAAGCTCATTCAAGGCCGACGATTGCGTCAAGCAGGCCCGCGAGGCCGGCGAGGCCCTGGCCGAGATCACCAGCGCCGTGGCACAGATGCGCGAAAGCAACACCCAGATCGCCGTGGCCGCCGAGCAGCAGAGCCAGGTGGCCGAGGAGATGAACCGCGCCGTGGTCAGTATCCGCGACGTGACCGAGGAGACCGTGCAGCAGACCGTCGGCTCGGCCACCACCAGCAGTGAGCTGGCGACCCTCGCCGGCGAGCTGAACAAGGCGATCGGCCAGCTCAAGCTGTGA
- a CDS encoding Mpo1-like protein — protein sequence MSKRLPNLPAWQWRGYHHNHRHPANLVLHLIAVPLFILGALLVLSGLFGLDLSQIAVGIIALVAGLGLQRQGHRLEAEQPEPFTDRKDAVQRLLTEQFITFPRFVLSGAWWRAWRERHKHRH from the coding sequence ATGAGCAAACGACTGCCCAATCTGCCCGCCTGGCAATGGCGCGGCTACCACCACAACCATCGCCACCCCGCCAATCTGGTGCTGCACCTGATCGCCGTGCCGCTGTTCATCCTGGGCGCGCTGCTGGTGTTGTCGGGGCTGTTTGGACTGGACCTGTCGCAGATCGCCGTGGGTATCATCGCCCTGGTGGCCGGGCTGGGCCTGCAACGCCAGGGGCACCGCCTGGAAGCCGAGCAACCCGAGCCGTTCACCGACCGCAAGGATGCCGTACAACGCCTGCTCACCGAGCAGTTCATCACCTTCCCGCGCTTCGTGCTCAGTGGTGCCTGGTGGCGGGCCTGGCGCGAGCGCCACAAGCACCGCCACTGA
- a CDS encoding acyl-CoA thioesterase, giving the protein MNFTELLTAARTHPEAISVPAGWAQGRAVFGGLMAAMVHEAMRQKLGDDRPVRSLAITFVGPAAPDMPISLEVEVLREGKAVSTLLGRAVQDGQVVTLVQGSFGAGRPSVVAVDAPAAMPMKPLQEAAPELPFIKGITPAFMQHVAFRWAVGGLPFSGNDSRHMGGWVRLRDVAEEPVGVAHLLALVDAWPPSLLPYLKQPAAGSTLTWTIEFVQPTPQLSTLDWCRYVVETEYARDGYGHAAAALWTSEGELLALSRQTVTVFA; this is encoded by the coding sequence ATGAACTTCACAGAATTGCTGACTGCCGCCCGCACACACCCCGAGGCCATCAGCGTACCCGCCGGCTGGGCCCAGGGACGCGCGGTGTTCGGCGGCCTGATGGCGGCAATGGTGCACGAAGCGATGCGCCAGAAGCTGGGCGACGACCGCCCGGTGCGTTCGCTGGCCATCACCTTCGTCGGCCCGGCGGCGCCGGATATGCCAATCAGCCTGGAGGTGGAGGTGCTGCGCGAGGGCAAGGCGGTCAGCACCTTGCTGGGGCGCGCCGTGCAGGATGGCCAGGTAGTGACCCTGGTGCAGGGCAGCTTCGGTGCTGGTCGCCCTTCGGTGGTGGCGGTCGACGCGCCTGCCGCGATGCCGATGAAGCCGCTGCAGGAGGCGGCGCCGGAGTTGCCCTTTATCAAGGGCATTACACCGGCGTTCATGCAGCATGTGGCGTTTCGCTGGGCGGTGGGCGGCCTGCCGTTCAGTGGCAACGACTCGCGCCATATGGGGGGCTGGGTACGCCTGCGCGATGTCGCCGAGGAGCCGGTCGGGGTGGCGCACCTGCTGGCATTGGTCGATGCCTGGCCGCCCAGTCTGCTTCCCTATCTCAAGCAGCCCGCCGCCGGCAGCACGCTGACCTGGACCATCGAGTTCGTGCAGCCCACGCCGCAGCTGTCAACCCTCGACTGGTGCCGCTATGTGGTCGAGACCGAGTATGCCCGTGATGGCTATGGCCATGCGGCCGCGGCATTGTGGACGTCTGAAGGGGAGTTGCTGGCGTTGAGCCGGCAGACGGTGACTGTGTTCGCCTGA
- a CDS encoding CHAD domain-containing protein produces MSAMLDHVVGQVLALQVRLLACRERLAADTDREALHDLRITLRRLRSLLRPLRGLPGVEQLEQAAGALGTLTTPLRDREVLAAQLIGRGHAQAGQRRQEGRARTYASVAASAQLNRVLAILDAFPMFLRAAGREGLAQKLGQRIDKRLHKQWHKLQVALSDPGHDRHRLRLLIKRVRYGDQAYPQLEHAGSKLQRLLKSAQGDLGDWHDRVQWLLQVREHSDLLGCKVAWEHELHAAEARSDLTLEALQKALARR; encoded by the coding sequence ATGTCCGCCATGCTCGATCATGTGGTCGGCCAGGTTCTGGCGCTGCAGGTGCGCCTGCTGGCCTGCCGCGAACGCCTGGCCGCCGACACCGACCGCGAGGCGTTGCACGACCTGCGCATCACCTTGCGGCGTCTGCGCAGCCTGCTGCGGCCGTTGCGTGGCTTGCCGGGCGTCGAACAGCTCGAGCAGGCGGCCGGGGCGCTGGGCACGCTGACCACGCCGCTGCGTGACCGCGAGGTGCTGGCGGCGCAACTGATCGGCCGTGGGCACGCGCAGGCAGGCCAGCGTCGCCAGGAGGGCAGGGCGCGCACCTATGCCAGTGTCGCGGCCAGTGCCCAGCTCAATCGCGTGCTGGCGATTCTCGATGCGTTCCCGATGTTCCTGCGTGCCGCCGGCCGTGAGGGGTTGGCGCAGAAGCTGGGGCAGCGCATCGACAAGCGCCTGCACAAGCAATGGCACAAGCTGCAGGTGGCCCTGTCGGACCCTGGCCACGACCGCCACCGCCTGCGCCTGCTGATCAAGCGGGTGCGCTATGGCGACCAGGCCTACCCGCAACTCGAACACGCCGGCAGCAAGCTGCAGCGCCTGCTCAAGTCGGCCCAGGGTGACCTGGGTGACTGGCACGACCGTGTGCAGTGGTTGCTGCAGGTGCGCGAGCACAGCGACCTGCTCGGCTGCAAGGTGGCCTGGGAGCATGAACTGCATGCTGCCGAGGCGCGTTCCGACCTCACCCTCGAAGCGCTGCAAAAGGCTCTGGCGCGTCGTTAG
- a CDS encoding patatin-like phospholipase family protein yields MGKRVALVLGSGGARGYAHIGVIEEIERRGYEIGCIAGCSMGAVIGGIYAAGKLDEYRSWIESLDYLDVLRLVDVSFRLGAIRGDKVFGQIRKIVGEINIEQLRIPYTAVATDLTNQQEIWFQEGCLHQAMRASAAIPSLFTPVVQGNRMLVDGGILNPLPIVPVVSSHCDLIIAVNLNATNQKQYQLPVIERPAAFKMRFDALISSLGSRLPFRRKPAEQLIRLEQEITAEGLASPNPWLADSAAPEGQQPAAAPQSEGAPKSATGSFIVDNVGPASLLDLINQSFEVMQTSLAQYKIAGYPPDVLINVPKRVCRFFEFYKAPELIALGREIARDTLDNHEGVQR; encoded by the coding sequence ATGGGCAAACGCGTGGCATTGGTGCTGGGCTCCGGTGGCGCCCGAGGGTACGCGCACATCGGCGTGATCGAGGAAATCGAACGGCGCGGCTACGAGATCGGGTGCATCGCCGGCTGCTCGATGGGCGCTGTAATCGGTGGCATCTACGCCGCCGGCAAGCTCGACGAATACCGCAGTTGGATCGAGAGCCTGGACTACCTCGACGTGCTGCGCCTGGTGGACGTCAGCTTCCGCCTGGGAGCGATCCGCGGCGACAAGGTGTTCGGTCAGATCCGCAAGATCGTCGGCGAGATCAACATCGAGCAGTTGCGCATCCCCTACACGGCGGTCGCCACCGACCTCACCAACCAGCAGGAGATCTGGTTCCAGGAGGGCTGCCTGCACCAGGCCATGCGCGCCTCGGCGGCCATTCCCAGCCTGTTCACCCCCGTGGTGCAAGGCAACCGCATGCTGGTCGATGGCGGCATCCTCAACCCGCTGCCGATCGTGCCGGTGGTGTCCAGCCACTGCGACCTGATCATCGCCGTCAACCTCAACGCCACCAACCAGAAGCAGTACCAGCTGCCGGTGATCGAGCGCCCGGCGGCGTTCAAGATGCGCTTCGATGCCTTGATCAGTTCGCTCGGCTCGCGCCTGCCGTTTCGCCGCAAGCCGGCCGAACAACTGATTCGCCTGGAGCAGGAAATCACTGCCGAGGGACTGGCCAGTCCCAATCCGTGGCTCGCGGACAGCGCCGCCCCCGAGGGCCAGCAGCCGGCAGCTGCGCCGCAGAGCGAGGGAGCGCCGAAGTCGGCCACCGGGTCGTTCATCGTCGACAACGTCGGCCCTGCCTCCCTGCTCGACCTGATCAACCAGAGTTTCGAGGTGATGCAGACGTCACTGGCGCAATACAAGATCGCCGGCTATCCGCCGGATGTGCTGATCAACGTGCCCAAGCGCGTGTGCCGGTTCTTCGAGTTCTACAAGGCACCGGAGCTGATCGCCCTGGGGCGGGAGATTGCCCGGGATACGCTGGACAATCATGAGGGGGTTCAGCGATAG
- a CDS encoding SurA N-terminal domain-containing protein, which produces MLQNIRDNSQGWIAKTIIGLIVVLMALTGFEAIFQAASHSQDAAKVNGQTISQNELSQAVDMQRRQLMQQLGKDFDPALLDEKMLREAALKGLIDRKLLLQGAEDAKFAFSEAALDQLILQTPEFQVDGKFSAERFDSVIRQMGYGRMQFREMLAQEMLIGQLRTGLAGSSFVTDKQVEAFARLEKQTRDFASQTFKADPAAVKVSDEEVKAHYDQHAKEFMTPDQVVIDYLELKKSAFFDQVKVDDGELKALYEKEIANLGEQRHAAHILIEVNDKTDDAKAKARIEEIQQRLDKGEDFAKLAKEFSQDPGSANTGGDLGFAGPGVYDPAFEDALYKLNKDQVSAPVRTEFGYHLIKLLGVQAPDVPSFASLKDKLTHELKTQQVEQRFVEATKQLEDTAFEASDLAQPAQDLGLKVHTSAAFGREGGEGITANRAVIQAAFSEQVLEEGANSNAIELDPETVVVLRVKEHRKPEQLPLEAVAKNISQHLAKEKAIAELKTKADKLIAGLREGSTKAEGQGWKVHEAFTRGQDGIDPAELQAVFRLGKPASKDKPVYGSVVLGDGSLVVLQLKGVNEGAAATDEEKAQIRRYLASRAGSQDFAAYRKLLEGSADITRY; this is translated from the coding sequence ATGCTGCAGAATATCAGGGACAATTCACAAGGTTGGATTGCCAAGACCATCATCGGCCTTATCGTCGTGTTGATGGCGTTGACCGGCTTCGAGGCCATTTTCCAGGCCGCCAGCCATAGCCAGGACGCCGCCAAGGTGAACGGCCAGACCATCAGCCAGAACGAGCTGAGTCAGGCCGTAGACATGCAGCGCCGCCAGCTGATGCAACAGCTGGGCAAGGATTTCGACCCTGCGCTGCTGGACGAGAAGATGCTGCGCGAAGCCGCGCTCAAGGGGCTGATCGATCGCAAGCTGCTGTTGCAGGGTGCCGAAGACGCCAAGTTCGCTTTTTCCGAGGCCGCGCTGGATCAGCTGATCCTGCAGACGCCTGAATTCCAGGTCGATGGCAAGTTCAGCGCCGAGCGCTTTGACTCGGTCATCCGCCAGATGGGTTACGGCCGCATGCAGTTCCGCGAGATGCTCGCCCAGGAAATGCTGATCGGCCAGCTGCGCACCGGCCTTGCCGGCAGCAGCTTCGTCACCGACAAGCAGGTCGAGGCCTTCGCCCGCCTCGAGAAGCAGACCCGTGATTTCGCTTCGCAGACCTTCAAGGCCGACCCGGCCGCAGTCAAGGTGAGCGATGAGGAGGTCAAGGCGCACTACGACCAGCACGCCAAGGAATTCATGACCCCGGACCAGGTGGTCATCGACTACCTCGAGCTGAAGAAGTCGGCCTTCTTTGACCAGGTCAAGGTCGATGACGGCGAGCTCAAGGCCCTGTATGAGAAGGAGATCGCCAACCTTGGCGAGCAGCGCCATGCCGCGCACATCCTGATCGAGGTCAACGACAAGACCGACGATGCCAAGGCCAAGGCCCGTATCGAAGAGATACAGCAGCGCCTGGACAAGGGTGAGGACTTCGCCAAGCTGGCCAAGGAATTCTCCCAGGACCCGGGTTCGGCCAATACCGGTGGCGACCTCGGCTTCGCCGGCCCCGGCGTGTACGACCCGGCCTTCGAGGACGCGCTGTACAAGCTGAACAAGGACCAGGTGTCCGCACCCGTGCGCACCGAGTTCGGCTACCACCTGATCAAGCTGTTGGGTGTGCAGGCGCCGGACGTGCCGAGCTTCGCCAGCCTGAAGGACAAGCTGACCCACGAGCTGAAGACCCAGCAGGTGGAGCAGCGCTTCGTCGAGGCCACCAAGCAGCTCGAGGATACCGCCTTCGAAGCCTCCGACCTGGCCCAGCCGGCCCAGGACCTGGGCCTGAAGGTACACACCTCGGCAGCCTTCGGTCGCGAGGGTGGTGAAGGCATCACCGCCAACCGTGCGGTGATCCAGGCCGCGTTCAGCGAGCAGGTGCTGGAAGAGGGCGCCAACAGCAACGCCATCGAGCTGGATCCGGAGACCGTGGTGGTACTGCGCGTCAAGGAGCATCGCAAGCCTGAGCAACTGCCGCTGGAGGCCGTGGCCAAGAACATCAGCCAGCACCTGGCCAAGGAGAAGGCGATTGCCGAGCTCAAGACCAAGGCTGACAAGCTGATCGCCGGCCTGCGCGAGGGTTCGACCAAGGCCGAAGGTCAGGGTTGGAAGGTCCACGAAGCGTTCACCCGTGGCCAGGACGGTATCGACCCGGCCGAGCTGCAGGCGGTGTTCCGTCTCGGCAAGCCTGCGTCCAAGGACAAGCCGGTCTACGGCAGCGTGGTCCTGGGCGACGGCAGCCTGGTGGTCCTGCAGCTCAAGGGCGTCAACGAGGGCGCCGCCGCCACCGACGAAGAGAAGGCGCAGATCCGTCGCTACCTCGCGTCGCGTGCCGGTTCGCAGGACTTCGCGGCCTATCGCAAGCTGCTTGAGGGCAGTGCCGACATCACGCGCTACTGA
- the hupB gene encoding nucleoid-associated protein HU-beta, whose translation MNKSELIDAIAASADIPKAVAGRALDAVIESVTGALKQGDDVVLVGFGTFSVKERAERTGRNPQTGKAIKIAAAKVPGFKAGKGLKDAVN comes from the coding sequence GTGAACAAGTCGGAACTGATTGACGCTATCGCCGCATCTGCTGACATCCCGAAAGCTGTAGCCGGCCGTGCGCTGGACGCAGTCATCGAATCCGTCACCGGCGCCCTGAAGCAAGGTGACGATGTGGTACTGGTAGGTTTCGGTACCTTCTCGGTCAAGGAGCGCGCCGAGCGCACCGGCCGTAACCCGCAAACCGGCAAGGCGATCAAGATCGCTGCCGCCAAGGTTCCAGGCTTCAAGGCTGGCAAGGGCCTGAAAGACGCCGTCAACTAA